A region of Elusimicrobiota bacterium DNA encodes the following proteins:
- a CDS encoding zinc-binding dehydrogenase encodes MKAVFFNQHGGPDVLTFGEVPAPQPGPNEVLVQVKACALNHLDIWIRMGIPGISVPLPHILGADVSGIIDSVGPNVTGWSPGQKVLVAPGISCGTCPQCLSGDDHLCDRYDILGQQSNGGYAERVKVPAANLLPFPDPLSFEEAASVPLVFLTAWHMLVTNGNIQPGQTVLIHAGGSGLGIAAIQIAKLKGAHVITTVGHPEKGKRAKALGADDVVNYRATDFQQEVMRLTDKRGVDLVVEHIGQDTFEKSLNSIAKGGKLLTCGATSGRQIQFDLRSLFGRNIAIHGSRMGKKEGLKEVLAHVQAGRLNPVLDSVYPLKDAAQAHTRMEERKNFGKIVLV; translated from the coding sequence TTGAAAGCCGTCTTCTTCAACCAACACGGCGGCCCCGACGTCCTAACGTTCGGGGAAGTCCCCGCCCCCCAGCCGGGCCCCAACGAGGTTTTGGTCCAGGTCAAAGCCTGCGCCCTCAACCATTTGGACATTTGGATCCGCATGGGGATCCCCGGGATTTCCGTGCCCCTTCCCCACATCCTCGGCGCCGACGTGTCGGGAATCATCGACTCGGTGGGCCCCAACGTCACCGGCTGGAGTCCTGGCCAAAAGGTCTTGGTGGCCCCTGGAATTTCCTGCGGAACCTGTCCCCAGTGCCTTTCCGGCGACGATCACCTGTGCGACCGTTACGACATCCTGGGCCAACAGTCCAACGGCGGCTACGCCGAACGGGTAAAGGTCCCCGCCGCCAACCTACTGCCCTTTCCCGACCCGCTCAGTTTTGAAGAAGCGGCCTCCGTCCCCCTGGTTTTTCTCACCGCCTGGCACATGCTGGTCACGAACGGAAATATCCAACCAGGCCAAACCGTTCTCATCCATGCCGGGGGAAGCGGCCTCGGCATCGCCGCCATCCAAATCGCAAAGCTAAAGGGGGCCCACGTCATTACAACGGTAGGCCATCCGGAGAAAGGAAAGAGGGCGAAGGCCCTCGGGGCAGATGACGTGGTGAATTACCGGGCAACGGATTTTCAGCAGGAAGTGATGCGATTAACCGACAAACGCGGCGTGGACCTGGTGGTCGAACACATCGGCCAAGACACCTTCGAAAAAAGTCTAAACTCCATCGCTAAAGGAGGCAAGCTCCTGACCTGCGGAGCCACCAGCGGAAGACAAATTCAGTTTGATCTACGATCCCTCTTCGGCCGCAACATCGCCATCCACGGCTCCCGCATGGGAAAAAAGGAAGGCCTGAAAGAGGTCCTCGCCCATGTCCAAGCCGGCCGCCTGAACCCGGTCCTCGATTCCGTCTACCCCCTCAAAGACGCCGCCCAAGCCCACACCCGAATGGAAGAACGAAAAAACTTCGGCAAAATCGTCCTCGTTTAA
- a CDS encoding chlorite dismutase family protein → MNAPATHPAGHPANPAAPPAARQFVNFAFYKLDPAWRRLPEAERAAGKKEALDALKAFSSSVITLAYSTFGFRAETDFFLWRISYRLEDFEDMSAALHRTRLGGYLTTPHAFLAQSKRSTYVDKLNPEHENQRTKIQPGKYKYLFVYPFVKTREWYLLPMSERQKMMDEHIVVGNKFPSVKLNTTYSFGLDDQDFVVAFESDYPSDFLDLVMALRETQGSRFTVRDTPIFTGVHRTLEETLNLIA, encoded by the coding sequence ATGAACGCTCCCGCCACCCATCCCGCCGGACACCCGGCCAACCCCGCCGCTCCCCCGGCCGCCCGGCAGTTCGTCAACTTCGCCTTTTACAAACTGGACCCCGCCTGGCGCCGTCTGCCGGAAGCCGAACGGGCCGCCGGCAAAAAAGAAGCCTTGGACGCCCTGAAAGCGTTTTCCTCCTCCGTCATTACCCTGGCCTACTCCACGTTTGGGTTCCGAGCGGAAACCGACTTCTTCCTCTGGCGCATCAGCTACCGCCTGGAAGATTTCGAAGACATGTCCGCCGCGCTCCACCGCACCCGCTTGGGGGGTTATCTCACCACCCCCCACGCCTTCCTGGCCCAATCCAAACGGTCAACCTACGTGGACAAACTCAACCCCGAACACGAAAACCAACGCACCAAAATCCAACCCGGAAAATACAAATATCTCTTCGTCTATCCTTTCGTGAAGACGCGGGAGTGGTATCTTCTCCCCATGTCGGAACGCCAAAAAATGATGGACGAACACATCGTGGTGGGAAACAAGTTCCCCTCCGTCAAATTGAACACCACCTATTCGTTCGGCTTAGACGACCAAGATTTCGTCGTCGCCTTCGAATCCGATTACCCCTCCGACTTCCTGGATTTGGTCATGGCCTTAAGGGAAACCCAAGGGAGCCGCTTCACCGTGCGGGACACCCCGATCTTCACCGGCGTCCACCGCACCTTGGAAGAAACCCTGAATCTCATCGCATAA